A genomic region of Pyrus communis chromosome 14, drPyrComm1.1, whole genome shotgun sequence contains the following coding sequences:
- the LOC137714233 gene encoding ferritin-like catalase Nec2 codes for MKLAVMAPTSTASYFSAAFVFLVAFNFLSFQVVTASGDAANDSDYLGFMLNLEYLDGEFYSYGVFGNDLDSISPNLSQGGPRPIGGQKANLEPLVTEIIKEFAYEQVGHIRAITQAIGGFPRPLINLSRTLFSLVVDLALGYPLLPRFDPYANTVNYLIAAQALNYDGLMGYVYINANLNADAANRLGASLLGMKAGQNAVVRALLYERANQTVAPYNFTVAYIVSRIAELGNKVTRGGLEEGIIVPITLGAENRTVTNVLSADMNSLSYARTPREILRILYGTGNEYVPGGFFPAKANGQIARTLVI; via the exons ATGAAATTAGCAGTAATGGCTCCTACTTCTACTGCATCTTATTTCAGTGCTgcctttgttttccttgttgcttttaATTTCCTCAGCTTTCAGGTCGTGACTGCTTCTGGTGATGCAGCCAACGACAGTGACTACCTAGGGTTTATGTTGAACTTGGAATATTTGGACGGTGAGTTTTACTCATACGGTGTATTTGGCAATGACCTCGATAGTATCTCCCCAAACTTGTCCCAAGGGGGCCCGCGTCCTATTGGTGGTCAGAAGGCCAATCTCGAACCCCTTGTGACTGAAATAATCAAGGAATTTGCTTATGAACAAGTTGGTCATATCAG AGCAATCACTCAGGCAATAGGCGGGTTCCCAAGGCCTCTTATAAACCTCAGCCGTACGCTTTTCTCACTAGTTGTTGACCTAGCACTGGGTTACCCATTGCTCCCTCGATTTGACCCCTACGCAAACACAGTCAATTATCTTATAGCAGCGCAAGCACTGAATTATGATGGCCTAATGggttatgtttacatcaatgcAAACCTCAACGCCGATGCTGCTAACAGA TTGGGTGCATCGCTTTTGGGTATGAAGGCTGGACAAAATGCAGTGGTACGTGCATTACTGTATGAGAGAGCGAATCAGACGGTGGCTCCGTACAATTTCACGGTGGCTTATATCGTCAGCCGAATTGCTGAATTGGGGAACAAGGTGACCAGGGGTGGCCTCGAAGAAGGCATCATAGTACCCATCACGCTTGGGGCTGAGAATCGAACGGTCACGAATGTCCTATCAGCGGACATGAATTCGCTGTCCTATGCAAGGACGCCACGAGAGATCTTGAGGATTCTGTATGGAACAGGAAATGAATATGTGCCTGGCGGCTTTTTCCCTGCAAAAGCAAATGGCCAAATTGCACGTACTCTTGTCATATAA